AAGTGACGACAGTTTGTCTCTTGGTATTTCCAGGAGCGACCAGTTATTTTTTCCTAAATATTGAACAATTATGGGCATAACATGGGTTATGGATATCTATTACGTGCAATAAATAAACGTATTACTAAAATATATTCGTTTTTATGAGCGTTCTTGAGTCAAAGTTTAATGGAGTGTATTATGAATAAGTATGTAGTTAAATAATAAGATAATTTTAATAACGTTGGATAAATTTcagtttaaaaacttttttatttacattggaTTCTGGAACAAAATGAAAACAGCCAGTTTGTGTGTCTTGTagaataaaatgattattaagcaaataaattaaaagcatatcCGTCTGTGGAAAAACAGATATGAACAAAAGATTGGCGAATGAAGTAGAGAAAAAACATTTGGGAAAGGGCCTTCAAAAATTGTGTCATTTAATTATCTGACACATTTCTAAAGTGCATCAAAACTAACAATTATGGGTGTTACAGGTTACATCTGAGTAAATAAAACTTTATGAAAAGCTAAAACATCTAAACTTACTCATAGATTTAACTGCATGTTATGTCTTTGGCCTAGGCCATTAAATAAAAAGACACATTATACTAACAGGCTCAAAGCAAGACAATGGCAGTGAGGGGGAGGGTTTTGGAGGGAAGTGCAGTGATTGGTTTTAAACCTTCACAAACTCTGACCAATAGACGGCGAGCACGTTCTCTTAAATATTAACTGTACAGCAGAAGAGCATTTATTCTTGCTTCTACTTTGAGAGTAAAATAGTCTCAAGATGAGCGGAAGAGGCAAAACCGGCGGTAAGGCTAGAGCCAAGGCTAAGACTCGCTCATCCAGGGCTGGACTGCAGTTTCCCGTTGGCCGTGTTCACAGACTGCTCCGCAAGGGTAACTATGCTCAGCGTGTGGGTGCCGGTGCCCCGGTGTACCTGGCCGCTGTGCTCGAGTATCTGACCGCTGAGATCCTGGAGTTGGCTGGAAACGCCGCTCGGGACAACAAGAAGACCCGCATCATCCCCCGTCACCTGCAGCTGGCGGTGCGCAACGACGAAGAGTTGAACAAGCTTCTGGGTGGAGTGACCATCGCTCAGGGCGGTGTGCTGCCCAACATCCAGGCTGTTCTGCTTCCCAAGAAAACCGAGAAAGCAGCCAAAAGCAAATAAACCGCTGCAGTTTAAACACAACCACCCCCCCAAAGGCTCTTTTCAGAGCCACCCACTTTTTTTCTGAAAGAGCTACAGAGTTAATACATTACAACCAGCAACAGACTGATGTATTATAACATCATCTTGTAAGTGATGGGGTTTTTGACAAACTCCAAATGCTGTTTTTACAATCCGCCGCTTTTCTCAAAAGTTTGCATTACTGAATACTAATGTAGTTTATTTGGCCTCTTATGTAAGAAATTGTTCCACAATAACCTCATTTTGACTGAAAAGACGAAGAATTCCTTAATGTTAAATTGTCAGTCTATAAAGATAATTTAATTAACAGTTCCTGATTTCATTCgccaaattaaatgtttttttttttttaagttttatttgacCTATAATTTCATAAACTGATTTTTAAGAGATCCGACGTTTACATGTGGTCGAGTTCAAAGTGGATGGATGTGCTTTACATTAGAGGAAAGCGCGGGCTGCTGCAGTGTGTATCCTGTTCGGGAGCGTGCAGCTATTGGTCAGTTCTTGCAGTAGCCAATCAATTGACTTTGCTGATGCACCGCCCACAAAGAACACTGCAGAGCAGAGTATAAATACCAGCTGCTTGGGAAAGGTGTTATAGTTTTGTTCCGAAAACAGGAGAAGATTTCTGCAGATATGGCAAGAACCAAGCAGACCGCTCGTAAATCCACTGGAGGCAAAGCTCCAAGGAAGCAGCTCGCCACTAAAGCTGCTCGTAAGAGCGCTCCCGCCACTGGTGGCGTCAAGAAGCCTCACCGTTACAGGCCCGGTACCGTTGCTCTGCGTGAGATCCGTCGCTACCAGAAGTCCACTGAGCTGCTGATCCGCAAACTGCCCTTCCAGCGTCTGGTCCGTGAAATCGCTCAGGATTTCAAGACGGATCTGCGCTTCCAGAGCTCCGCCGTCATGGCTCTTCAGGAGTCCAGCGAGGCTTATCTGGTCGGTCTGTTCGAGGACACCAACCTGTGCGCCATCCACGCCAAGAGGGTCACCATCATGCCCAAAGACATCCAGCTGGCCCGCCGCATCCGCGGAGAGCGTGCTTAAGTTCACGATCATGTCATTTTACACCCAAAGGCTCTTTTCAGAGCCACCTCAATATATCATAAAAGTAGCATTTTATGAAGTTTAAATATACAGCAATATTGGTCTTAATGCAATCATAGTGTTATATGCTCACTCGCAggataatacattacatatagTGATACAATGAAAGTGGGGCGGTGCAATAGATAGTGCTGtaaccccacagcaagaaggtcgatagttcgagcttcggctggcgtttctgtggggagtttgcatgttctccctgtgttcgcatgggtttcctccgggtgctccggtttcccccacagtccaaacacatgctgtacaggtgaatttggtagcctaaattgtccgtagtaagTGAGTGTCTAtgaatgtttaccagagatgTGTTACGGCTAGGccgtctgctgcgtaaaacatgtcctGGAAAGTTATTGGTTCATTTCGCTgcggcaaccccggattaatacagacactaagccgaaaagaaagtgaatgataTAAACACAGTACCGGTTAACATATTATTGTCGGATAAATAAACAAGTTCACTTAATGTACAAACTAAAATTTTGTACGTCACTGGAGCTTCACTTTGAAGAACTGTTGGTggtgtttttgcaaatttacacTTCACAAAAATATGTAGTGGTGTGATATAACAACAATTATTGAAAAGGCTTATGTTTATAATAAAAGTGTGGACTTTAATAGGATGGTTGATTCcttctacaaaaaaaataaaatctgacattgGCATTAAGCCTTATacactgttggggatgttttcatccactggGATGATTTTGAGTTTAGTTTGGCCATAACTTTCTCTGTGCTTCAGCAAGCAGAATGACTTTTGCTGAAAAGTCTTATTTTGACATGTTTTCAGAAAATACTTTGAATTTTTACAGTCTCAACaaactctgggcaaatttactacctttTGTAATGTTCAGGATgagaacaaactaaattaaactgctgtaaaatgcatcagataaatatatatattttatatatctgaTAATCAACCTTagccctgatcaaaactactaactTGCTTAGAAAATTGCAGCGTTTTAGCTCTTCAATTGCCAAATTTATAAATGATGTTACTGatttggtaaaaaacaaaacacaaaattaagattttttatataaaaattaatattaattaatacaaaaatcTCAAAAGGTCATTGAGGactggatttttatttattttttacttttaactgAAGTTTTGAACATGTGAAACAGCATTGCCATTGATGCGTTAACCAAAACTAAGCTGTTGGATGGAGTATAACAACAAATTAAAGTGCATGTCTGTGAGTGTGAGAGTGACCTGTGCACACTTACCTTGAcgtgtctgagaaaatctaaatgtGCATCTCAGCTGTCAGAACTACAACgtggttataatgaaagtcaatggggcaaaaacagccaccaacagtaaattagggagaaaaatcaaaatcaaacagTGCATCAGAACCAGTTTTGTTATAAACCATTTACATGTCCAAGACTATAAAAATGAGGCTAATTGGTTAATtataatgaatcaataaatacCGAATGGTTAAAAAGCAAATAAGGACAAATCAGTAAcatttccaatagtatctggatgcagcctttatgatgcaagctgagactgcatcactcaaagatgcaatgtcagactcaatgcaCTCGATGGAGTGACGTCAAtgtgacaggtagggttaggagtggggttaggtgagcacattaaaaagcattagatgcaCTTTAAAATGAGTTAATTGTGAGTTGTTTGTCTCCTTTCAGTACGGGAGACGTGACAAATAACTTTGAAAGCCAATCAGCAGAAAAGGCCATTATTATTTGCTTAAAGTTCATAAAAGGGTTCACACTCCAAACCGGTACACTATACTAacctttaataaaatattaatgttccTCACTCACTTTTGACTAAGTTGCTGATTTTATGAGGGGTCGCCACTCCACAGTGTAATATACCAcctattaaaatcaaattaacattttatttggcaCATAAACAGTCATACACAGCAGTGAAGTGCTTATATTATCCCTTGTAaccttaaaaaactaaaataatatcaataagaATCTAAATTGTGGAATATAAGAGGTAAAAACACAAAACTTTAGGTATATAAATAGGATTTATAAGTAcagcaaataaaaagaaatataaaatatttaaattattactcTGGCATATGATTTATCCGGGGGATGCACTTTCGGACGCAAACAAtgttcaaaataatataataataatatttataataatattaaatttataatttaaaatttataatataaaatttgtaatattataatcTTACATAATGTTAATTGTTCTTCTgtctccaatcttctgttgtagAATTTTAGACTAGATGCCATAAAATGGCAGACAAAATAACAACTTTGCTCTAGAATTATTCAAAAACACCCACTTGAGGTGCAATATAAAGTCAAATAATCCCTGCTGTACACACTGAAACGTTATGTGTggatctgtttgtgtgtttgtttgtttgtttgtttgtttggctgtATTTGAAATAGTGACTGTCTTGTTATCCTTCAAGTGacagttggatttaggggtgAGGTCTGATCGGTGTATCACGTGGCATATTGCTATCGCGTAACTCCGCCTTTCAGTGTTTCAACTCGGTCCTGTAGGCGATTGTAAAATGTCACTCGCACGGCTTACTTATCACTTGTTGAATCCAGCTCGGAAGTAATAATGTCTGGAAGAGGCAAAGGCGGTAAAGGACTTGGGAAAGGAGGCGCTAAGCGTCATCGCAAAGTTCTTCGTGATAACATCCAGGGAATCACCAAACCCGCCATCCGTCGTCTCGCTCGCCGTGGCGGTGTGAAGCGTATCTCTGGTCTGATCTACGAGGAGACCCGTGGTGTTCTTAAGGTGTTCCTGGAGAATGTGATCCGCGATGCTGTTACTTACACCGAGCACGCCAAAAGAAAGACCGTGACCGCCATGGATGTTGTGTACGCGCTGAAGAGACAGGGACGCACTCTGTACGGCTTCGGCGGTTAAATATCTGCGCCCCATTTTGAAAACCCAACGGCTCTTCTAAGAGCCACCCACACTTTCATAAAGGGtacttttcaatttttttaaaatgattgccTATACAgggtctattttattttattagtttggttacaaaaaaatcaccaaaaatttGGATTCAATCGGtttattaaaatgatgtttaaaaaaaacttaagataAGGAATAATTCCTTATGTCCATTTCATTACCGCTAACTTGGTGCAGAGTCATTACTTCATTTGAAATAAGcgtttaattcattaattttgttgGACAAGCGGGTAAGAACTCAGGTTCAGAGATAGGGCATAAATTCACCAGATTACGAATTATTACAGTCAGATGTAAATTTTCAAAATTGTTcggtttcaaataaaataaatttaagcaAATAACTTTGTTGACTTTCGATGTATATGAAAAGAACGTTATTGTGAATTAACTGCTTATGTTATTACTGCTGTGCTCCTCTATTATGTTGGTGAATTTCAAACAGCACTTCTGATATAGTTCTACAACTCTGGTCATTCTACACACACTACATTTGAAATCATTCTATTGCCATTCTAATGTGGCGTAAGATCATAATATTTAACCTTAAGCTGTATGATAAATTAAGCATTTTTGGAGTACGGCGGGAAAGTCGGACAAAGAAACCGCACAGGAGATCACTGGGGGTTGGGCGGAAAATATTCAAACTTAGAGGCCTACGATTGGCGAGAAGTTCATATTGCCACCCACTTCTGACCAATGAAATCTCATTCGTTGAGCAAAAGCACCCAATAGAAAGACAATACAGTCTCTCGGCTTGGCACGAGCTTTCAATAAATACCCCTTACAGTGAACAGAGAATAACTCGGTTTCACTCTCTGAAATCTTCATTATACCTGAGCCAGCAAAGACTGCGCCCAAGAAGGGCTCCAAGAAAGCCGTTACCAAGACCGCCGGCAAAAGCGGCAAGAAACGTAGAAGGACTAGGA
The DNA window shown above is from Danio rerio strain Tuebingen ecotype United States chromosome 25, GRCz12tu, whole genome shotgun sequence and carries:
- the LOC137489384 gene encoding histone H3-like — translated: MARTKQTARKSTGGKAPRKQLATKAARKSAPATGGVKKPHRYRPGTVALREIRRYQKSTELLIRKLPFQRLVREIAQDFKTDLRFQSSAVMALQESSEAYLVGLFEDTNLCAIHAKRVTIMPKDIQLARRIRGERA
- the si:ch211-113a14.15 gene encoding histone H4, whose amino-acid sequence is MSGRGKGGKGLGKGGAKRHRKVLRDNIQGITKPAIRRLARRGGVKRISGLIYEETRGVLKVFLENVIRDAVTYTEHAKRKTVTAMDVVYALKRQGRTLYGFGG